The DNA window CGAGCGGCAGCGCGCGCCGATGTATTCACTGCCACGGCGGCGCGAATGAGCGCCTTCAACGCATCTTCATCGATCGCGTCGCTCTCGCGAAAATCGATGGCACGCCGGGTATTGCCTTCGAGGCTGGAATTGAAGAGACCGGAAGGATCTTCCAAAGAGGCGCCCTTGGCGAAGGTCATCTTGACGACTTCCTTGTAGGTCTCACCGGTGCAGATTATTCCGGCGTGCGACCACACAGGAACCCCTCTCCACTTCCATTCCTCGACCACTTCCGGGTCGGCCTGTTTGATGAGAGTCCGGATCCGAGCGAGCGTCTCGCCCCGCCAATCATTCAGCTGCTTGATTCTCGCATCTATCAGCTGAGAGGGAGAGTCTTCTCCT is part of the Rhizobium jaguaris genome and encodes:
- a CDS encoding DUF1801 domain-containing protein; its protein translation is MRKATTTMENSVSKEGEDSPSQLIDARIKQLNDWRGETLARIRTLIKQADPEVVEEWKWRGVPVWSHAGIICTGETYKEVVKMTFAKGASLEDPSGLFNSSLEGNTRRAIDFRESDAIDEDALKALIRAAVAVNTSARAAARPARAQKKPKSA